From the genome of Halomonas sp. I5-271120, one region includes:
- a CDS encoding TolC family outer membrane protein, with the protein MPLITDLSASGRRLTRRAIMLPLAMSIALASQAQGADLLGIASDALENDASLASARASLKSTQESRDVAGGDLLPQINASAELANNRTYDSQQSTISGAGVSQSADDDYNSGSLALDASQALYDAANAREVDQAENQIDQERLSLIASEQQLLFDASTAYFEILRANDILAARRAQERAISRQLEQAREQFEVGLIAITDVEEARASFDQARAERITAQSDLEVSFEELERLTGKRYQSIQSLTEDLPVELPTPAERDAWVDMALEESPLLKSAMAAVDVSRSSVDISKAARLPVVEAFAAYNYADSDRDQVEGHDSSSQLGVRASLPLYTGGSTSAQIRQSTYTLAASQYDAEAQRRLTIQQVRSLYTQVRNDVATVEARRQAVVSNRSALDATRSGYEVGTRNIVDVLAAEQNLYDAISNLAEARYDYVLDKLELRQQAGTLDVEVIRELNAQLSADQAVLLEVSEDGGGSYDSMRDIGERPQPDA; encoded by the coding sequence ATGCCGCTCATCACTGATCTCTCTGCATCCGGCAGGCGCCTGACTCGGCGGGCCATCATGCTGCCCCTGGCGATGTCCATTGCTCTTGCAAGTCAGGCTCAGGGCGCTGACCTGCTGGGTATCGCAAGCGATGCCCTGGAAAACGATGCCAGCCTTGCCTCAGCGCGAGCCAGCCTGAAAAGCACCCAGGAAAGCCGTGACGTGGCCGGTGGTGACCTGCTGCCGCAGATCAATGCCTCTGCCGAGTTGGCGAATAACCGCACCTACGACAGCCAGCAGTCGACCATATCGGGTGCGGGCGTCAGCCAGAGCGCGGATGATGACTACAACAGTGGCAGCCTGGCCCTCGATGCCAGCCAGGCCCTGTATGACGCGGCCAATGCACGGGAAGTCGATCAGGCCGAGAACCAGATCGATCAGGAGAGACTGTCGTTGATTGCCAGCGAGCAGCAGCTGTTGTTCGATGCGTCGACCGCGTATTTCGAGATCCTGCGTGCCAATGACATCCTCGCAGCCCGTCGGGCTCAGGAACGCGCGATCTCGCGCCAGCTGGAGCAGGCCCGTGAGCAGTTCGAGGTCGGCCTGATCGCGATCACCGACGTCGAGGAGGCCCGCGCCAGCTTCGACCAGGCCCGGGCCGAGCGCATCACCGCCCAGAGCGATCTGGAGGTCAGCTTCGAGGAACTCGAACGCCTGACCGGCAAGCGTTACCAGAGCATCCAGAGCCTCACCGAAGACCTGCCGGTCGAGCTGCCGACGCCTGCTGAACGTGATGCATGGGTCGATATGGCCCTCGAGGAAAGTCCGCTGCTGAAAAGCGCCATGGCGGCAGTCGACGTCTCACGCTCAAGCGTCGATATCTCCAAGGCAGCTCGTCTGCCGGTGGTAGAGGCCTTTGCTGCCTACAACTATGCCGACAGCGATCGCGATCAGGTCGAGGGCCATGATTCATCCAGTCAGCTCGGCGTGCGCGCGAGCCTGCCGCTGTATACCGGCGGCTCGACCAGCGCCCAGATTCGCCAAAGCACCTACACACTGGCGGCCAGTCAGTATGATGCCGAGGCGCAGCGCCGCTTGACCATCCAGCAGGTACGCTCGCTTTACACCCAGGTGCGCAACGATGTCGCCACCGTGGAGGCGCGCCGTCAGGCGGTGGTCTCCAACCGCAGCGCTCTGGACGCGACCCGTTCGGGCTATGAGGTCGGTACCCGCAACATCGTCGATGTCCTGGCGGCCGAACAGAACCTCTATGACGCTATCTCCAACCTGGCCGAGGCGCGCTATGACTATGTGCTCGACAAGCTCGAGCTGCGCCAGCAGGCCGGCACCCTGGATGTCGAGGTGATTCGCGAGCTGAATGCTCAGCTCAGCGCCGATCAGGCCGTGCTGCTGGAAGTCAGCGAGGACGGCGGCGGCTCCTACGATTCCATGAGGGATATCGGCGAGCGTCCGCAACCCGACGCCTGA
- a CDS encoding efflux RND transporter periplasmic adaptor subunit codes for MQNNANAMRPWRLALLGLGLAGLMAGCGSESGGQAQAAGSDQAAPATPGQVMSVERRDIALDKSYPSLLSSENEVTVVARVSGLLEARQFEPGDRVEKGDSLYTIEPATYQASVRSAEADLKSAKAERERAQRDADRYQRLLNQNSVSRQDYDDALADLQVARATVAQNEAALDSARIDLNYTDVEAPVSGAISLSEINVGNLVDPGTELATITPLDPLEVRFQLPQTDALALRRQRDDKEAPIGATLSRPAEQGNAAQSLDGKLDFLGSRVSESTSTVEARAMFDNPEGSFLPGQFVRISLAGLKRYDVLAVPEIAVTEGLMGPQVFVLDDDNKARARTVELGETAGHWLIINSGLETGERVLASDPGGIQPGTTIEPQPFDGDAASGS; via the coding sequence ATGCAGAACAACGCAAACGCGATGCGCCCTTGGCGACTGGCGCTGCTCGGCCTGGGGCTTGCCGGTCTCATGGCCGGCTGCGGCAGCGAGTCGGGCGGCCAGGCGCAGGCAGCGGGCAGTGACCAGGCGGCACCTGCGACGCCCGGCCAGGTCATGAGCGTCGAGCGTCGTGATATCGCGCTCGACAAGTCCTATCCCTCGCTGCTCAGCAGCGAGAACGAGGTCACCGTCGTGGCGCGGGTCAGCGGTCTTCTGGAGGCGCGTCAGTTCGAGCCCGGCGACCGGGTCGAGAAGGGCGACAGCCTCTATACCATCGAGCCGGCCACCTATCAGGCGTCGGTGCGTAGCGCCGAAGCCGACCTCAAGAGTGCCAAGGCCGAGCGGGAGCGCGCCCAGCGCGACGCCGACCGCTACCAGCGCCTGCTGAACCAGAACTCGGTGAGCCGTCAGGATTACGACGATGCCCTGGCGGATCTGCAGGTGGCACGCGCCACCGTGGCGCAGAACGAAGCCGCGCTGGACAGTGCGCGCATCGATCTCAATTACACCGACGTCGAGGCGCCGGTGAGCGGAGCGATAAGCCTGAGCGAGATCAACGTGGGCAACCTGGTGGATCCCGGCACGGAGCTTGCCACCATCACCCCGCTGGACCCTCTCGAGGTGCGCTTCCAACTGCCCCAGACGGATGCCCTGGCGCTGCGCCGTCAGCGTGACGACAAGGAAGCGCCGATCGGCGCCACTCTGTCGCGTCCCGCCGAGCAGGGCAATGCCGCGCAAAGCCTTGACGGCAAGCTCGACTTCCTGGGTAGCCGGGTCAGCGAGAGCACCAGCACCGTGGAGGCGCGGGCGATGTTCGACAACCCTGAGGGCAGCTTCCTGCCGGGTCAGTTCGTGCGTATCTCGCTTGCCGGCCTCAAGCGCTATGACGTGCTGGCGGTTCCTGAGATTGCCGTGACCGAGGGGCTGATGGGCCCGCAGGTGTTCGTGCTGGATGACGACAACAAGGCCCGTGCGCGCACCGTCGAACTCGGTGAAACCGCCGGCCACTGGCTGATCATCAATAGCGGTCTGGAAACCGGTGAGCGAGTGCTGGCCAGCGACCCGGGCGGTATCCAGCCCGGCACCACGATCGAACCCCAGCCCTTCGACGGCGACGCAGCAAGCGGGAGCTGA
- a CDS encoding efflux RND transporter permease subunit, whose protein sequence is MTFSDFFIRRPVFATVLSVIIALVGIMALRVLPIEQYPSVVPPTVSVKATYPGADADTVSQTVAAPLAEAINGVEDMLYMNSTTADNGSLSMSIAFAIGSDGDTNTINVNNRVQQTLSQLPESVQAQGVTVELSSSSILMVLGLTSPQNDYGKIYMQNYATLNLLDELRQVPGVGSAEVLGGGEFAMRIWLNPDKLAEYDMTPAEVADAVSSQNTEVAAGGLAKTPQGESRAYSYTITAPGRMSNADQFRDIILRTNPDGSALRLDDVARIELGASSYNIDARLNGGTMTPIMINQQPGANALETAKQVVATMDRLKERFPPGLDYEVPYDTTLFIDASVTTVEHTFIEAFLIVAAIVLIFLQNWRTTAIALSVVPVSVVGTFAGLYLFGFSINLLSLFALVLAIGIVVDDAILVVENVERILEEDPNIKILAASSRAMKEVGGPVIATSLIMAAVFVPVAFLGGFTGQIYQQFALTIAVSVAISAVVALTFTPAMCAIFVRHKSRHPRSKLVRGLTAPLRAFDRAFAAVTRAYLWLVDLLIKRWVLALALGIATCVGSYALYERTPTSLVPETDQGMVLASVSLPEAASLQRTQDYMAELSDKIEAVPAVRYVAAVAGYDMLSSAVNSARGIMFIAMEPWAERDISATQLIGQIMKFGGSIDGGKTMAFNLPPIIGLSTTGGFTGYLQSYDGADANELYQASMKVMQAANQRPELNRVFTTYNANVPSYRADIDREKALSYGVSLDDLYTTLSNTLGSGFVNYFSYRSRNFQVYMQNESEFRQTPDALDQIFVRGGDGKRIPLSAFVTLERQSTASVMTRFNVYPAAQFQGGPATGYSSGQAVQAMQEVVQDTLGDGWGMGWTGTAYQETNAGSAATLAVVFGIIMILLILAAQYESWSLPLAVITAVPFAFLGAIGGIVLRGLDISIYVEIGMLVVVGLAAKNAIMIVEFAELQRKEHGKSIREAAMIASELRFRPIVMTSLAFIFGTLPLATATGASDTSSHHIGTTVAVGMASVAVLASLFVPTYYAMIANIQQWLADKRGKHHDEASLEQSHN, encoded by the coding sequence ATGACGTTTTCCGATTTCTTCATCCGGCGGCCGGTGTTTGCCACCGTGCTCTCGGTGATCATTGCCCTGGTGGGCATCATGGCGCTTCGTGTGCTGCCCATCGAGCAGTATCCGAGCGTGGTGCCGCCGACGGTCTCGGTCAAGGCCACCTACCCGGGCGCCGATGCCGACACGGTATCGCAGACCGTGGCCGCCCCGCTTGCCGAGGCGATCAATGGCGTCGAGGACATGCTCTACATGAACTCGACCACTGCCGATAACGGCTCGCTCTCCATGAGCATCGCCTTTGCCATCGGCTCGGACGGCGATACCAACACCATCAACGTCAACAACCGCGTTCAGCAGACGTTGTCGCAGCTGCCCGAGTCGGTACAGGCGCAAGGGGTGACGGTCGAACTTAGCTCCAGCAGCATCCTGATGGTGCTGGGCCTGACCTCGCCGCAGAACGACTACGGCAAGATCTACATGCAGAACTACGCGACCCTCAACCTCCTCGACGAGCTGCGCCAGGTGCCTGGCGTGGGCAGCGCCGAGGTGCTGGGGGGTGGCGAGTTCGCGATGCGCATCTGGCTCAACCCGGACAAGCTGGCCGAGTACGACATGACCCCGGCCGAGGTGGCCGATGCGGTCAGTTCGCAGAATACCGAGGTAGCGGCAGGGGGCCTGGCCAAGACGCCGCAGGGCGAGTCACGGGCCTATAGCTATACCATTACCGCCCCCGGCCGTATGAGCAACGCCGATCAGTTTCGCGACATCATCCTGCGTACCAATCCGGACGGCTCGGCGCTGCGCCTGGATGACGTCGCGCGCATCGAACTGGGGGCATCCTCCTACAATATTGATGCGCGTCTGAACGGCGGCACCATGACGCCGATCATGATCAACCAGCAGCCCGGCGCCAATGCCCTGGAAACGGCCAAGCAGGTGGTCGCCACCATGGACCGTCTCAAGGAGCGCTTCCCGCCGGGGCTCGACTATGAAGTGCCCTACGACACCACGCTGTTCATCGATGCCTCGGTGACCACCGTGGAGCACACCTTCATCGAGGCGTTCCTGATCGTCGCTGCGATCGTGCTGATTTTCCTGCAGAACTGGCGGACCACCGCCATCGCTCTGTCGGTAGTACCGGTCTCGGTGGTGGGCACCTTTGCTGGGCTTTACCTGTTTGGCTTCTCGATCAACCTGCTGTCGCTGTTCGCGCTGGTACTGGCGATAGGCATCGTGGTCGATGATGCCATCCTGGTGGTGGAGAACGTCGAGCGTATTCTCGAAGAAGATCCCAACATCAAGATCCTGGCCGCATCGAGTCGGGCGATGAAGGAGGTCGGTGGCCCGGTTATCGCCACCTCGCTGATCATGGCGGCGGTATTCGTGCCGGTGGCCTTCCTCGGTGGCTTCACCGGGCAGATCTATCAGCAGTTCGCCTTGACCATCGCGGTGTCGGTGGCGATCTCGGCGGTGGTGGCGCTGACATTCACCCCGGCGATGTGCGCGATCTTCGTGCGCCACAAGTCTCGTCATCCGCGCTCCAAGCTCGTCAGAGGCCTGACCGCACCGCTGCGGGCTTTCGATCGCGCCTTCGCCGCTGTTACCCGGGCTTACCTTTGGCTGGTGGACTTGCTGATCAAGCGCTGGGTGTTGGCGCTGGCGCTAGGGATCGCTACCTGCGTGGGTTCCTACGCCCTTTATGAGCGGACTCCGACCTCGCTGGTACCGGAGACCGACCAGGGCATGGTGCTGGCCAGCGTGTCGCTGCCCGAGGCTGCCTCGCTTCAGCGGACCCAAGACTACATGGCCGAGCTCAGCGATAAGATCGAAGCGGTGCCCGCGGTGCGTTACGTGGCCGCGGTGGCGGGTTACGACATGCTGTCCAGCGCCGTCAACAGCGCCCGCGGCATCATGTTCATCGCCATGGAGCCCTGGGCCGAGCGCGACATCAGTGCCACGCAGTTGATCGGGCAGATCATGAAGTTCGGCGGCAGTATCGATGGCGGCAAGACCATGGCCTTCAACCTGCCGCCGATCATCGGGCTGTCGACCACCGGCGGCTTTACCGGCTATCTGCAGTCCTATGATGGCGCGGATGCCAACGAGCTCTACCAGGCCTCGATGAAGGTGATGCAGGCGGCCAATCAACGCCCCGAACTCAACCGGGTGTTCACCACCTACAACGCCAATGTGCCGTCCTATCGCGCCGATATCGATCGTGAGAAGGCGCTGAGCTATGGCGTGTCGCTGGATGATCTCTACACCACCCTGTCGAATACGCTGGGCAGTGGCTTCGTGAACTACTTCTCGTATCGTAGCCGCAACTTCCAGGTCTACATGCAGAACGAATCGGAATTCCGTCAGACGCCGGACGCTTTGGATCAGATCTTCGTGCGTGGCGGTGATGGCAAGCGTATTCCGCTTTCCGCGTTCGTGACCCTGGAGCGTCAGTCGACGGCCTCGGTGATGACCCGCTTCAACGTCTATCCAGCGGCGCAGTTCCAGGGCGGTCCGGCAACGGGCTATAGCTCCGGTCAGGCGGTCCAGGCCATGCAGGAGGTGGTTCAGGACACCCTCGGCGACGGTTGGGGCATGGGCTGGACCGGTACGGCCTATCAGGAAACCAACGCCGGCAGCGCGGCTACCCTCGCTGTCGTGTTCGGTATCATCATGATTCTGCTGATCCTGGCGGCCCAGTACGAAAGCTGGTCCCTGCCGCTGGCGGTGATTACAGCGGTGCCCTTTGCCTTCCTGGGCGCCATCGGCGGTATCGTGCTGCGCGGGCTGGATATCAGCATTTATGTCGAGATCGGCATGCTGGTAGTGGTCGGCCTTGCCGCCAAGAACGCCATCATGATCGTCGAATTCGCCGAACTGCAGCGCAAGGAGCACGGT